Proteins from one Terriglobales bacterium genomic window:
- a CDS encoding PilZ domain-containing protein, with amino-acid sequence MSLDRTDAQWKITRSFARFALQVPVSAMMSESASIPVSSGRTRDISLGGLGAFLEPPVAVGQRLWVEFRLPPASAAMRILGKVQHDYGGRFGFQFLNITPEQQDEIRQACQGLANV; translated from the coding sequence ATGTCACTTGACAGGACCGACGCGCAGTGGAAGATCACGCGCAGCTTCGCCCGCTTCGCGCTGCAGGTGCCGGTCTCGGCGATGATGAGCGAGAGTGCCTCCATCCCGGTCTCGTCGGGGCGGACGCGGGACATCAGCCTGGGCGGCCTGGGCGCTTTCCTGGAGCCTCCGGTCGCGGTCGGGCAGAGGTTGTGGGTGGAGTTCCGCTTGCCACCGGCGTCGGCCGCCATGCGCATCTTGGGCAAGGTGCAACACGACTACGGCGGGCGCTTCGGCTTTCAATTCCTGAACATCACCCCGGAGCAGCAGGACGAGATCCGCCAAGCCTGCCAGGGCCTGGCGAACGTGTAG